The region CTTGGCGACGAACGTACGGCTCTGGGGATCGGCAGCCGGGACGATCTCGGCGATCCTGGCGCTGAAGGTCGCCTTCAGGGCATCCAGGGTGACCTGCACCGGCGTCCCGGCCTTGGCCCGGGCCGCCAGCGATTCCGGCAGGGCCAGTTCCAGGAGATAGCTCCCCTGGTCGTCGATGGTCATGAGCGGCTGACCCGGGAACACGGTGGACCCCTGGTCAACCTGCTTGGCCGTGACCACCCCGGAGAGCGGCGCGACGATGCGTGCGTAATCGGCCATGCGGGAGGCGGCCCGCGCCCCCTCCCGGGCTTGCCGGTAGCGGGCCAGGGCCCGGGCCACGCCCTGGGCGGCCACCTCCCGCTCGGTCTGTTTGGTATCGAACTCCTGGCGGGTGATGGCCTGTTCCCGGTAGAGGCGCTGATAGCGCTCGAAGGTCACGTCGGCCAGCCGCTTGCGGGCCTCGGCCTCGTCCAGCGCGCGCTGCGCCTCGTCGCTCCCCGCCGCGGCTGCGGCCCCGGCCGCCCCGGTTTCCTGGGCATCCAGGCGGGCCAGAAGCTGCCCCTTCCTGACCCGTTCCCCTTCCCGCACCTTCAGCAGGGTGACGGTGCCGGGGATACGGGCCAAAACCACGGCGCTGGTGCGGGCTCTCACGGTACCCACCACCTCCGCGAGATCCGGCACGGCAACGGCTTTCACCACTTCCACCTGAACCCCCGTGACCACCGGCGCCGGCGGATTTCCCCCGCGCCCGGCTTCATGCCCTTTTTCGCCGCAACCGGCAAGGAGCGGCAACCACAGGGGGACGGCGAGCAGCAACAACGACCTCGTCATTTCATGATCTCCTTCAAAAATGTTCCGGCGGCATGATACACCCGCCCACCGGCCAGGGCATACTCCGCCTCGCTCTCAGCCAGATTGGAGCGGACCTGGTTGAGGGCGCTCTGGGCATCCAGCACCTCGACCATGGTGGTCAGGGAATTTTCGAAACGCCGCGTCAGCAGGCGCACCGTTTCCTCGGCATCCCGCAGGGCGTGGCGGGCCACCTCAAGCCGCTTGCCCATCTCCTCCCGCCGTAGGCGGGTCTCCTGCACCTGGAGGGCGATATCCCTGCGCGACTGCTCCAACTGCTCGGCAACGGCCGAACGTTCGGCGACGGCCCGGTCCCGGTCCCGATCGCGGCGAAAGCCGTCGAAGAGCTGCCAGGTGAGGCTCGCCCCGGCCGTCCAGGCGTCGTTATCGGCGCCCAGGGGGGTATCCTTGGCGTTCATCCGGTACGAGGCGAACGCCCCCACCTCGGGTAGATAGGCGCTGCGGGCCAGCTTGAGGGCCGCCTCGGATTTCCCCAGTTCGGCGTGGTACTGCCGCAGCTCGCTGCGGTGTTCCAGGGCAGCGGCCACCAGGTCCCCGGAGGGGGGCGGCAGGACGACGGCGTGCGCCTGCTCCGGGATATCCACCTCCTCACCGTTTTTGAGGCCGACCACGGCGGCCAGGCGCAGCTTGGCCAGTTCCAGGTCATTGCGCGCGGCGATCAGGTGCTGCTCCACGCCGGCCAGGTGCGTCCTGGCGCGCAGTTCGTCGGAAAGCAGCCCGACCCCCGCATCACGGCGCACCGCTGCCAGCCGCAGGTTTTCACGGGCATCACCGATGGCCTGGCCGGCAGCCCCGAGCTGGGCACGCGCCTTCTGCACATCGAGATAACGGCTGAACACCTGGAAGGCGGTCTCCTGCCGGGCTGCTTCCAGCCCCAGGTCCTGTTTCTCGGACTCCCGGACGGCCAGCTCCCGGAGCGGGGCGATGGAGGGACGGTAGAGCGGCAGGCTGACCGTCAGGGCGGTTTTGAAATCGTGCGTGGTGGCGGGATGGTTGAGATTGCTGGTGAGGAAATCGTTCTGGGTGAAGCGCGCCTCGTCAAGCTTCATCATGAAGACCTGGGTCGGGGCATTGGAGGCGGCAAGGGTTTCCTCGAAGGCGAGAGTGGGGTAATAATACGATTTCGCGATGGCGACCCCCTGGCGGGCCGCAGCGGCGCGATAGCCGGCGGCCTTGACCAGATGGTTGTTCTCCAGGGCCCTGCCGATGGCCTCTTTCAGGGTCAGCTGCTGCACCGGGGACGCAGCGCCTGCCTGCCCCGCCGTCACCGCAACCAGTATGAGAATCACGAACGCCTGTTTCACCCTAAGCTCCCTGGAATAAGATAATATATGAAAAACAATATATATTATCTTTACGAAAAGTCAAGGGGAACGTCGAGGAAAATTCCTGTCTCTACGTGGGGGCACCCAAAAATAAATACGCCGGGATGCGGTCAGCATTCCGGCGTATCTCATTTCGGCCGCAGATGAAGTATGCGACGAACCTATTGCACGATAACGAACTCGTCCCGTCTGTTTTTGGCCCAGGCCGCTTCATCATGGCCGTCCACAGCCGGTTTTTCCTTGCCGTAGCTGATGATGGAAAGCCGGTCGGCGGCAACGCCCAGGGTGATCAGGTAGTGCAGGGCCGACTTGGCACGGCGCTCGCCCAGGGCCAGGTTGTATTCGGCCGAACCGCGCTCGTCGCAATGACCCGCGATCTGAACCTTGACGCCGGGCTTGCTTTTCAGCAGGATCTCGGCGTTTTTGCTGAGCACGTCCCGGGCATCCTGGCGCAGGTCAGATTTGTCGAAATCAAAATAGACGCTTTCGAAAGCAGTTTCCACGGCCGGGGCGGCGGCAGCCGGCGCTTCAGCCTGCTTGATCGGTTCGGCGGCGGGGGCAGGCTGCTCGGGCTGGACCGGCGGGGCCGGCTGGGGGGCGACTTCCGGCTTGGCGACCTCCGGGGCCTTGGGCTGCTCGGCCTTGACCACCGGTTCCTCACTCTTCACGACTTCCTTGCTTGCGCAGCCGCCGGCCAGTAAAGCCGCCAGACTAAGCGCTGCCAGTACTGCCATGGTCCCTCGTTTCATAACAATTCTCCTTTATCCTGGATTGAGTGCGCTCTGGTGCCCGATTCTCCGAATGTAAACAAATTATACAGCAGCCCGAAAGATTTGCAATTGCAAATAAGGAATAATTTCACACCTGTTGGTGAGGGCGGCGCAGCGGGCGCCCGGCCATAACGACCCGTCAGCGGGGCGACCAGGCCGGTTGGCTTGCGTTCCCCTTCCCCTGGCCGACCCTGACCTGGCCGCTGCCGTCGGCACGCATGACATAGATCCCGTCCGGACCGCCCCGTTTCGAACTGAAGGCGATGAAACGGCCGTCCGGCGACCAGGCGGGATTCTCGTTGCTGCCCGTGGTGGTCAGTTGGGTGTCGCCGCTGCCGTCGACGTTGATGGCATAGATGTGGAACGTCCCCCCCTGCATGCGGGCATAGGCGATCCGGTCCCCCTTGGGGGACCAGCGGGGGTTGACGTTATACCCGCCGGCGGTGGTCAACCGGCGCACATTGCCGCCGTTGGCGTCCATCACGAAGATCTGCGGCTTGCCCAACCGGTCCGAGACAAAGGCGATGCGCTTGCCGTCCGGCGACCAGACCGGCGAGACCTCGATGGCCGGGTTGACGGTCAGGCGCACCGGGTTGCTGCCGTCCCGGGCAATGGTGTAGATCTCGGCGTTGCCGTCCTTGCTGAGGGCGAGGGCGATCTTCGTGCCGTCCGGCGCCCAGGCGCCGGTGATGTTGAGCCCCTTGTGGCGCGACAGGGGGATCTCCGCCGTGCTTGACAGGGCCCGCTTGTACAGGTCCGGATTGCCCCGTTTATACGAGGTGAAGAGGATCTCCCGCCCGTCGGGCGAAAAGTCGGGGTTGAGGTTGATGGAGCCGTTTCTGGTCAAGGGGAGCAGGTTGTGCCCGTCCCAGTCCATGATGGCGACCTCCTTGTTGCCGTACTGGGTCGAGATGAAGGCGATGTGGGTCGTAAAGGGGCCCCGCTCGCCGGTCATCTGCAGCAGCACCTCGTCGCAGAAGGAGTGGGCGAAGCGGCGCAAATCCTTGTTTTTTCCCAGGTAGCGCTTGGCGGTCATCATCTTGTTGTTGAGGGCGTCGTACAGGCGGAACTCCACCGTGAGGTTGTCGCCGGTGATGGCGTATTCGCCGCGTATCAGGAGGTCGAACCCCGCCGCCAGCCACGGGGCGAAGTCGGTCGCCCCGAACATGAGGCCGCCGGCAAGCGGCAGCGGCTCCCTGACCTCGGCAGTGGCCAGGCCCGACAGGTTCATGTCGAAGGCGATCACGTCGGCCATCTCCCTGGCGGCGGTCGTGTTCGCCCCGGCGTTGTTCGCATGGGGGAGTTCGACGGCCAGCTTGAGCTGGCGGTTGCCCGGCGCGGTTACCTCGATATAACCGGGCTGGGCATGGAGGGCGGTCGGCAGGACAAGCATCAGCATCAGGGTCAACAACAGTCTCATGGCTACCTCGTTACTGCTTGGTGCGGGAAATGCCCTTGGGCTTGAAGACGAACGTCCCTCGAACCCTTTGCGGTTGGGCGGCGGCACGAGTTTGTCGCCGGCCTTTTCCACCGCCCGCAGCACCGACAGCTCAAAGGTCCGGTCGCCGCTGCTCTTCTCGATCTTCTGCCGGGTCACCTTGCCGTCGGCGTCGATATAGAGGTGCACGATGACCTCGGGATTTTTGCTGGTATAGGAGATGGTCTGGTAGAAGGCGTCCTTGAGGCGCGATTGAACGTAGGCGGTATAATCGCTGCCGGCCTCGCTGCCGCTCCCGGCCGGCATCCCGGCCCTGCCGCTGCCGGCCGTCTTGAGTTTTTTGCGGAGCCGCTCCAGGGCGGCCTCCTGCTGCTGGGACTCGGCCTTGCTCTCAAGCTTCGCCATCTTTTCGGCGAAGGCCGCATCGCTCGTGGTATCCCGTGGTTCGTTCTTTTCCGCTTTGCCGGTCGGTGCGGTGCGCGCCTTGGTGCCCGGGTGCGGGGGGGTCGGCATGCTCAAGGGGGTTTCGGGGGTTGGGGGCGGGGGGGGCGCTTCGGCATCGCTCCCCTTCTGGGTCGGGCTGCCGGCCCGGGGGTTGGCGACCGGCAGGTTGACCACATCGACGTAATAGGTCTCCTGCACGGTTGTCGTGGGGGGAAAAAGCTGCCCCCACCACAGCAGCAACAAAAAAACCGCCAGATGAATGACGGCGGAAATACCGAAACTAACGCCCATGCCGGCGTCATGTGTGTCCAGCTTTGTGCTCATCTTATTTCGGAGCCGGCTCCGTCACCATGCCGAGCCGCTCGATGCCGGCCCCCTTGATATCGGCCATGATCCTGACGACCTCGCCATAGGGAACGCCGGCATCGGCCTTGAGGAACACCTCTTTCTTGGTCCGCGATTCGAACATGGCGGTCAGTTTGGCGCGCAGGTCCCCTGCCGGGGTTTCCTCCTTGTTGATGAAGACCTTGTTGTTCCTGTCGACGGTGACCACCACCGTCTCCTCCGCCGGGTTCATGGCCTTGGTATCGGCCTTGGGCAGGTTGACCTGCACCCCCTGCTGCATCATCGGCGCGGTTACCATGAAGATGACCAGGAGCACCAGCATGACGTCCACCAGCGGCGTGACGTTTATCTCCGCCATGGCGCTCCTGTTGCCGTTTTGTCCGCCCATTGCCATGGCTTATTTCCCCGCGACGTTGCGCTGCACGATATTGAGGAACTCCGTGGAAAAGCTGTCCATCTCGTTGATCAGCACCCGGATCTTGTGCTGGAAATGGTTGTAGGCCATGACGGCCGGGATGGCGGCCACCAGGCCGATGGCGGTGGCGATCAGCGCCTCGGCGATGCCGGGGGCGACCACGGCCAGCGAGGCGGAACCGGTCTTGCCGATCCCCTCAAAGGCGGTCATGATGCCCCATACCGTCCCGAACAGACCGATGAACGGCGATGTGGAGCCGGTGGTCGCCAGGAAGGTGGTGTATTTCTCGAGGCGGGTTATCTCCGAGTTGGTGGCGCGGCGCAGGGCGCGGGAGACGTTCTCGATGCCGCCCAGGTCGGTGCTGAGGATGCTGGTGTCGGTCTTGCCGCTCCCCTCGACGAACTTGCCCAACTCGCCGTACCCCTCGTTGAACAGCACCGTCAGCGGCGAACCGGCGAAGCGGTCCACCTGGGAGGCGATGGCGTCGAACCGCTTGGATTTCCAGAAAAAGTCCATGAAGCGTTCCGAATCGCTGTTGGCCTTGTAGATCTGGAAGAACTTGAACATGATGATGGTCCACGACAGGACCGAGAAGGCGATGAGAATGAGCAGGACAATCCTGACGACGAGACCGGTACCGATCAAAAGGCCCACAGGGAGCACCTCCGAGTAAATAAAGGTTTGGCTAAAAACTAGCCCGTTCACTGGGCCAAGTCAAGCCCAAATCATCAAAATGCTCAACAACTCAGGGCAATGCGCTCTATGCTGAGCGCCCTGCCGCTTTGGGCGTCAACCCCGACCAGCACCCCGTTCAGGCGGATATCTTTTTTGGGGATTTCGAACTTTGCCGGCAGTTGGGTGAGGAACTTGCGGATGGCCTCTTCCTTGCCGATGCCGATCACGGAATCGAAGCTGCCGGTCATGCCGGCGTCGGTCAGGTAGGCCGTCCCCTGGGGCAGGATGCGCTCGTCGGCGGTCTGCACATGGGTGTGGGTGCCCACGACGGCGCTGACCCGGCCGTCGAGATACCACCCCAGGGCCGATTTCTCCGAGGTGGCCTCGGCATGGAAATCGACGAAGATGAGCGGGGTCTCCTGCCGCAGTAGTTCGATCTCCCGGTCGGCCGTGCGGAAAGGGCATTCCAGGTTTTTCATGTAGACCCGCCCCTCCAGGTTGAGCACCCCGACCTTGACGCCTCCCGGGGTGGTGACGACGACGCTGCCGGCGCCGGGCACCCCCTCGGCGTAGTTGGCGGGGCGGACGATGCGCCGGTCGGCCAGCACGAGCGGGACCTGCTCCTTCTTGTCCCAGATATGGTTGCCGCTGGTAAGGCAGTGCACGCCGGTGTCGAACAGCTCCTTGGCCGTCTCGGTGGTCAGGCCGAAACCGCCGGCCGCGTTTTCGCCGTTGGCGATGATCAGATCCACCGCGTGCCGGTCAACCAGGCGGTGCAGTTCGCGGGAGAGGGCCTGGCGCCCCGGCTTGCCGATGATGTCGCCGATGAAGAGGATTTTGATGCTCATTGAACGCTTTCTCTACACCCCCCTCCCAGGGGGAGGGGGGTGCACGGGGATGTGGGGAAGGACGGAGGACGAACGATCAGCGGGCGAACTCCACGGCGCGCGTCTCGCGGATCACGTTCACCTTGATCTGGCCCGGATAGGTCATCTCGGCCTCGATCTTCTTGGCGATGTCCCGGGCCATGATCAGCGACTGCTCGTCGCTCACCTGCTCGCTGGCCACCATCACGCGGATCTCCCGGCCGGCCTGGATGGCGAAGGAGGAACTGACGCCGCTGAAGGAGGTGGCGATACGCTCCAGGTCTTCCAGGCGTTTGACGTAGGTCTCCATCATCTCGCGCCGGGCCCCGGGGCGCGCTCCGGAGAGGGCGTCGGCCGCCTGGACCAGCACCGCCAGCACGGTGGCCGGTTTCTCGTCCTCGTGGTGGGCCATGATGGCATGCACGATCTTCGGAGATTCACCGTATTTCCTGGCCAATTCGGCCCCGATCACGGCATGGGACCCCTCCACCTCGTGGTCGACCGCCTTGCCCAGGTCGTGCAACAGGCCGGCACGCTTGGCCTGCTTGACGTTGACCCCCAGTTCGGCCGCCATGATGCCGCAGAGAAACGCCACTTCCAGCGAATGCTGGTAGACGTTCTGGGTGTAGGAGGTGCGGTATTTGAGGCGCCCGATCAGCTTGAGCACCTCGGGGTGGATGCCGTGGACCCCCAGGTCGAAGGCCGCCTGCTCGCCCGCTTCCTTGATGGAGAGCTCCACCTCCTCGGTGGACTTGGCCACCACCTCTTCGATGCGGCCCGGGTGGATGCGGCCGTCGCCGATCAGCTTCTCCAGGGAGAGGCGGGCCACCTCGCGGCGGACCGGGTTGAAACCGGACAGGATGACCGCCTCGGGGGTGTCGTCGATGATCAGGTCGATGCCGGTAGCCGCCTCCAGGGCGCGGATATTGCGCCCCTCGCGGCCGATGATGCGCCCCTTCATCTCGTCGGAGGGGAGCGGCACCACCGATACCGTCCGCTCCGCCACGTATTCGCCGGCATACCGCTGGATGGCCAGGGCCATGATCTCCTTGGCCTTCTTGTCCGCAGTCTCCCGGGCTTCCTCTTCGATGATCTTGATGAGCTTGGCCGCATCATGCTTGGCCTCGCTCTCCATGGTGTTCATCAGTTCCTTTTTCGCCTCGCCGGCCGTCATGCCCGAAATCTGCTCCAGCTTGGCCATCTGGGCGCCGACGGCGTTCTTCAGTTCATCTTCACGCTCGGCAAGGGACTGTTCCTTGGCGGAATTGAGCTGTTCCTTCTTCAGGATATCCAGCTCTTTCTGATCAAAAAGGGCGACCTTCTTGTCCAGGTTTTCTTCCTTCTGCACCAAACGCTTTTCGAGATTCTGGAGGTCACGCTTCTTCTCCCGCATCTCGCGCTCGTACTCTTCCTTGGCCTCGATGGCCGCGTTCTTCGATTTGAGCTCGGCTTCCTTGGTGATGGTCTCGGACTCGCGCCGGGCATCCTCGATGACCTTGGTCGCCAGGTCCTCCGCCTGCCGGACGATGGCGTCCGCATCCTTCTTGCTGAACCTGCTGCCGGCGAAATACGCACCGGCGGCCACCACCAGGAGGGCGGCAACCATCCAGATACTCACTTCCATATCAATAACCTCCTCTATCAGGCCGTTGCAGCGCTACGCGGGGTCCTATCCCCTCTCCCCGCTCCGGGCGCGCCGGCCTGTTTTTTAATCCGGAACACCGACATGGCTCCGGTTACTTCCGCAGTGGACGACCCGCCGATCGCTGACGATGATCTCCATCCGTATATCGTGCCCTTCAGCCGGGATCGCCCCCCGACAATCTGAAAATCATGGCACAGTCCCACCAGGTGGGCCGTGCGCCCCGGATGCCGCAGGAAGCGGTCGTAAAACCCCTTGCCGTAGCCGATGCGATGCCCGTTCAGGTCAAAGGCGACCCCCGGCACTACGATCAGGTCCGGCTCGTCGGCATGGTGATCGACGCCGGTGGGGCACGGTTCAAGGATGCCGAAACTGCCCTGTTCGAGGCTTGCCAGCCCCTCCACCTGACGGAACACCATGTGCTCCCCGCAGACGGCCGGGTACAACACCCGCTTCCCGGCCCTGAAGGCGGCCGCCACGATCTCGGCGGTGTCGGTTTCGTTGTGGGCCGGGGCGTAGAGGGCAATGCACTCCGCCCGGGAGTATTCTTCAAGGCCGAGCAGATTCTGCTGGGCCAGCAGGCTGGAGGCGCGCCATGCATCCAGGCCGAGTGCCTGACGCTGGGCCAACATCTGCTGTCGTAGTGACCGCTTGGGCATACCGTCGATTCCACGCGAAAAATCGTTCAAAAGCAGACAAGTAGAGAGTGCCCGGAGGAAGAGGGTCCCGGGAAGGTCGATCAGGGAGGGTGAAAGGGGGAATGGCTCGTGAGTGCCGCAGAATTTGGTTGGGCGCTGTTTTTCTTCTCGGGAGCGATTCCTTCCTTTCGTCGTTGAATATATTCTGCGGTGTCAGGTTATCAGCAGGCGGTGGCCAGCGGCGCCACACCTACCGGGACTGATTTGTGATGCTGGTGCGAATATATGATCAAGTCTCCCTTACGAGACCTTGTACGTGCCGCCGGATACCCCGGCCACATCACGCTTTTTCCAATTTTTCCATCAGCCGCCGCAGCGCGGCATCCATCGGGCCGCCCCGCCCTGCGGAACCGCGCAGTTCCAGCAGTTCCTCGCTGATGTTGAGCAACGCCAGCATGAGCACCAATTGGGCATCGCCGTTCTTGAGGGCGCCGCCGATCTCGTGCAGCCTGGCATTGACAAACGATTCCACCGCCTGGACCTTTTCGGCGGGAGCCGAGCTCCTGACCGAAAGCTCCCGGCCAAGCACCGTCACCAGATGGGTCGTCTTCATAGGGCTTCACCGGTACCTGTCATGTCTGCCGCTGTCCCGGCACATCGGCCTTCCCGGGAATTCAAATCCCTTCGAGCTTGCCGAGAATGGCATCGACGCGCGACTTGAGGCCTTCGCGCTCCGCCAGGAGGCGCCCGTTTTCTTCAGCCAGCCGGGCGTTGTCGGCCTTCAGGCCCGAATACTTGTCAAGCAGGTCGTCGACCTTTTTCTCCAGCGCAGCAAACAGTTCCTGATCCATGGTGCAAGCTCCCTTTCGCGACACATCACTATACCCGGAGGGTACGGTGAAGTCAAGCCCTAATTGCGTGAAATCTCGGGCTTCTCCGGCCCTTCGGCGTTGTTTGGCGGCAGCTCTGTCAGGCCTGGAAGAGGGCATCCGTGAACTCCTGCGGATTAAAGTCGCGCAGGTCGTCGATCGCCTCCCCAACACCAATATAGCGGACCGGCAAGCCAAATTCATGGCTGACCGCCACCACGATCCCCCCTTGGCCGTGCCGTCCAGCTTGGTCAGGGCGATGCCGGTAACCCCGGCCGCCTCCTTGAAAAGCCGCGCCTGGGAGATGGCGTTCTGCCCGGTGGCCGCATCCACCACCAGGAGCGTCTCATGGGGGGCGCCGGGGATCTCGCGGCTGATGACGCGGTGGATCTTCTTCATCTCCTCCATCAGGTTGACCTTGGTGTGCAGCCGGCCGGCCGTATCGACGATCAGGATATCCACCTGCCGGGCCACGGCGGCCTTGCAGGCGTCGAAAACCACGGCGGACGGATCGGCCCCCTCCTTGTGGCGGACCACATCCACGCCGGAGCGCGCCCCCCACGCTTCGAGCTGTTCGGCAGCCGCGGCGCGGAAGGTGTCGGCGGCCGCCAGGAGCACCCGCTTGCCGTCGCCCGTGAAGCGCGAGGCCAGCTTGCCGATGGTGGTGGTCTTGCCGACCCCGTTCACGCCGATCACCAGCAGGACAAAGGGGTGCCGGGCCCCGGTGTCGAGCACGCTGTGGTGGGCATTCAGACGCGCCAGGATGTCCGCCTTGAGGGCAGCGCGCAGCGCCTCGCCGTCCTTCAGCTCATTGCGCCCCAGGCGCTGCTCCAGGGAGCGGATCAGTTCTACCGTGGTCTTGACGCCGATGTCCGAGGTGATCAGGATCTCTTCCAACTCCTCCAGGGTGTCGGCATCGATCTCCTTTTTCCCCAGCACCAGGGCGTCGATGCGCCCCACCAACCCATCCTTGGTCTTTTTCAGGCCGCTCTTGAGGCGCGAGAAAAAACCGGGGGCATTGTCCGGGCGCTCCGGCGCCCCGCCCGGCGGGACCGGCGGCGACGGCTCCACGCCATCGGCCTGCGGTTGCCCGGCCCCGGCAATCTTGTCCACCAACCCCCGGAAAAAGCCCTTCTTCTCCTGCTGCTCCATCAGATCTCCTTCTTGAGCCGCGTCACGGCAGTGCGAAAATGATGCAGCGCCACGGCCACCGGGCAGGCGCGCCCCACATCCATCACCAGGGAATAATCGTCGTCGATGCAGCCGATGATCAGGTGCCGTTCGCTGCCGGTCACCACCACATCCTCGATGGCCCCCACCTGCGCACTCGCCTGCATCTCCTTCAGCCGGGCCAGGATGATCCCCTTGTGGGCGCCGATAAAGCGCATCTCGTAGGGGTCGCAGAGACACCACTCCTGCACCGCCTCCCCCTCCCAGTCCACCAGGATGGCCCCCACCGCCCGGGGGGTCTCCTCCACCAGCGTCTTCAGAATACGTTGAAACGGCATTGGCATATCCTCATGACAAAATGCAATCACCCGCACGGGCATAAAAAACGAATGGCATGCCGTCCTGACGGACCGGGACCGCGGCCCTGGCCCCGGCTTCCTTCACCCCGGCACCGGCGGCCTCAGTGCAGCCTGACCGAGACGATCCGCGACGCCCCCGGTTCCTCCATGGTGATGCCGTAGAGGGTGTCGGCGACCTGCATGGTGGCCTTGTTGTGGGTGATGATGATGAACTGGGAAACAGCGCTCATCTCCCGCACCATGTCGTTGAAACGGCCGATATTGGCGTCGTCCAGGGGCGCATCCACCTCGTCCAGCAGGCAGAACGGCGTCGGCTTGATCAGGAAGATGGAAAAGATCAGCGCCACCGCCGTCAACGCCTTCTCCCCCCCCGAGAGGAGGGTCACGTTCTGGAGCTTCTTGCCCGGCGGCTGCACGATGATGTCGATGCCGGTCTCCAGCAGGTCCTCCTCGTTGGTCAGGCGCAACTCCGCCCGCCCACCGCAGAACAGGCGCGGAAAGACCTCCTGGAACGTGGCGTTGACCTGGTTGTAGGTCTCCAGAAAGCGCTGCCGGGTGGTGCGGTTGATGCGCTGGATGGCCTGCTGGAGGCTGCGCAGCGACTCTTCCAGGTCGTTTTTCTGGGACGACAGGAAATTGAAGCGCTCCTCCATGCCGGCGCACTCCTCGATGGCCAGGAGATTCACCTCGCCCATGTCGTCCAGGAGGCGCTGCAACTCCACCTGGCGCGCCCGGCGGGCCGCCTCGTCGAATTCCACCCCCGCCAGCCGCTCCAGGACCTCGGCCATGCTGGTACGGTTATTTTCTTGCACGGAACGTTCCAAGTGTTCCGCCTGCATGGTCAACGTGGAAAAACGCAGGTTCAGTTCCGCCTGAAGCTGGCGGACCGCGTCGCTCTCCTCCCGGGCCTTCTTGGTCCGGGATTCGGCCTCGGCCAGGGCCGCGGCGGCCTCCTCGCTGGCCGAGCGCACGCCGGCCAGCAGGCTCTCCGCTTCGGCCTGGCGGCGGACGAGCCCCTCCAGGCGCTCCGCCTCCGTGGCGATGGCGCTCTCCAGGCGCAGCCGTTCGCCGCCGCCCGCCTCCAGTTCCAGCCGATCGGCGGTCAGGCGCCGGGTGAGTTCCTCCACCTGGCGTTCCAGGTCGGCGATGTCCCGCAGATGGGCCTCATGCTGTTCCTTGAGGGTGGCCGTCTGCACCCGGATGGCGGTGACCCGCTCCCGGGCACCGGCCAGGTCCTTCCGGCGGGCCTCCAGATCTTCCTTCAGGCGTCCCACCTCCTGCTCAAGCTCCCGGGAGACGTCGTCGGTCTCCCCCAGGCGCTCCCGGGACTGCTTCAGTTCGGCCTCCAACCCTTCCCGTTCCTCGTCCAGGGTTGCGGTCTCCAGGGCCTGCAGGGCCAGGCGCTCCTCGATCCGGGCGATCTCGTCGGCCGTCTGCTGGCGGTCCTTGGCCAGGCCGGTCCGTTTCAACTCGGCCTGGTGCACCTGGCTCCCGGTGACCTTCAGCTCCTCCGCCACCTCCAGGGAACGGTGCCGCAATGCGTCACGCTCCCCGGCCAGGGCAGCGGTCTCCCGTTCCAGGCCGGCCACCGCCTCCTCCAACTCCTTGATCTCGCGCTTTTTATGGATGATCCCCTTCTGCACCTGTTCGGCGGAACCGCCGGTCACGATCCCCCCCAATGCCGCCATATCACCATCAGGGGTGACAAAAATGAGCTCGGGATGCTGCCGGGCCAGCCGGATGGCGTCGGCAATCCCGT is a window of Geobacter sp. FeAm09 DNA encoding:
- the pal gene encoding peptidoglycan-associated lipoprotein Pal, translated to MKRGTMAVLAALSLAALLAGGCASKEVVKSEEPVVKAEQPKAPEVAKPEVAPQPAPPVQPEQPAPAAEPIKQAEAPAAAAPAVETAFESVYFDFDKSDLRQDARDVLSKNAEILLKSKPGVKVQIAGHCDERGSAEYNLALGERRAKSALHYLITLGVAADRLSIISYGKEKPAVDGHDEAAWAKNRRDEFVIVQ
- the tolQ gene encoding protein TolQ; translated protein: MGLLIGTGLVVRIVLLILIAFSVLSWTIIMFKFFQIYKANSDSERFMDFFWKSKRFDAIASQVDRFAGSPLTVLFNEGYGELGKFVEGSGKTDTSILSTDLGGIENVSRALRRATNSEITRLEKYTTFLATTGSTSPFIGLFGTVWGIMTAFEGIGKTGSASLAVVAPGIAEALIATAIGLVAAIPAVMAYNHFQHKIRVLINEMDSFSTEFLNIVQRNVAGK
- a CDS encoding TolC family protein translates to MKQAFVILILVAVTAGQAGAASPVQQLTLKEAIGRALENNHLVKAAGYRAAAARQGVAIAKSYYYPTLAFEETLAASNAPTQVFMMKLDEARFTQNDFLTSNLNHPATTHDFKTALTVSLPLYRPSIAPLRELAVRESEKQDLGLEAARQETAFQVFSRYLDVQKARAQLGAAGQAIGDARENLRLAAVRRDAGVGLLSDELRARTHLAGVEQHLIAARNDLELAKLRLAAVVGLKNGEEVDIPEQAHAVVLPPPSGDLVAAALEHRSELRQYHAELGKSEAALKLARSAYLPEVGAFASYRMNAKDTPLGADNDAWTAGASLTWQLFDGFRRDRDRDRAVAERSAVAEQLEQSRRDIALQVQETRLRREEMGKRLEVARHALRDAEETVRLLTRRFENSLTTMVEVLDAQSALNQVRSNLAESEAEYALAGGRVYHAAGTFLKEIMK
- the tolR gene encoding protein TolR, with translation MAMGGQNGNRSAMAEINVTPLVDVMLVLLVIFMVTAPMMQQGVQVNLPKADTKAMNPAEETVVVTVDRNNKVFINKEETPAGDLRAKLTAMFESRTKKEVFLKADAGVPYGEVVRIMADIKGAGIERLGMVTEPAPK
- the tolB gene encoding Tol-Pal system beta propeller repeat protein TolB, coding for MRLLLTLMLMLVLPTALHAQPGYIEVTAPGNRQLKLAVELPHANNAGANTTAAREMADVIAFDMNLSGLATAEVREPLPLAGGLMFGATDFAPWLAAGFDLLIRGEYAITGDNLTVEFRLYDALNNKMMTAKRYLGKNKDLRRFAHSFCDEVLLQMTGERGPFTTHIAFISTQYGNKEVAIMDWDGHNLLPLTRNGSINLNPDFSPDGREILFTSYKRGNPDLYKRALSSTAEIPLSRHKGLNITGAWAPDGTKIALALSKDGNAEIYTIARDGSNPVRLTVNPAIEVSPVWSPDGKRIAFVSDRLGKPQIFVMDANGGNVRRLTTAGGYNVNPRWSPKGDRIAYARMQGGTFHIYAINVDGSGDTQLTTTGSNENPAWSPDGRFIAFSSKRGGPDGIYVMRADGSGQVRVGQGKGNASQPAWSPR
- a CDS encoding TIGR00282 family metallophosphoesterase, translated to MSIKILFIGDIIGKPGRQALSRELHRLVDRHAVDLIIANGENAAGGFGLTTETAKELFDTGVHCLTSGNHIWDKKEQVPLVLADRRIVRPANYAEGVPGAGSVVVTTPGGVKVGVLNLEGRVYMKNLECPFRTADREIELLRQETPLIFVDFHAEATSEKSALGWYLDGRVSAVVGTHTHVQTADERILPQGTAYLTDAGMTGSFDSVIGIGKEEAIRKFLTQLPAKFEIPKKDIRLNGVLVGVDAQSGRALSIERIALSC
- a CDS encoding efflux RND transporter periplasmic adaptor subunit, whose protein sequence is MTRSLLLLAVPLWLPLLAGCGEKGHEAGRGGNPPAPVVTGVQVEVVKAVAVPDLAEVVGTVRARTSAVVLARIPGTVTLLKVREGERVRKGQLLARLDAQETGAAGAAAAAGSDEAQRALDEAEARKRLADVTFERYQRLYREQAITRQEFDTKQTEREVAAQGVARALARYRQAREGARAASRMADYARIVAPLSGVVTAKQVDQGSTVFPGQPLMTIDDQGSYLLELALPESLAARAKAGTPVQVTLDALKATFSARIAEIVPAADPQSRTFVAKVPLDRQGVTTGMFGRAAIGLGSGANAILLPERAVVEHGALTSVWVVEQGNIARMRLVKTGKAVGGKVEIVSGLADGERVVLSGVEKVSEGAKVE